From a region of the Pseudanabaena sp. FACHB-2040 genome:
- a CDS encoding tetratricopeptide repeat protein, whose protein sequence is MDVYGKPPQASKLEVSSSPSRSAGGRTSQPDVLEPRLIPSWGCHAFSDETLSQAALSAAQHRRFARALVILNYLIARSPSATHYSNRGMVYLWSGRAEMGLADCDRAISLDPNMAQAYNNRGNCYAALERWSKAIADYERAIDLNPFNVRARINLGITLRDLEQYNSALETFEEAMLFQQLAEHIYVERGRTYHLLGDWNCAIADYNRALSLLSRTESAATARLQERVQGWLSDLLPLS, encoded by the coding sequence ATGGATGTCTATGGGAAACCCCCTCAAGCATCAAAATTAGAAGTTTCTAGCTCACCTAGTCGAAGCGCAGGGGGTCGTACAAGCCAACCTGATGTCCTAGAGCCTCGGCTGATTCCCTCATGGGGATGTCATGCCTTTTCGGACGAAACTCTCAGCCAGGCTGCTCTATCTGCTGCTCAGCACCGCCGGTTTGCTCGGGCGTTAGTAATTCTCAATTACTTAATCGCCCGCAGTCCCTCCGCAACTCACTACAGCAACCGAGGGATGGTTTACCTGTGGAGTGGTCGGGCAGAGATGGGCTTGGCAGACTGCGATCGCGCTATCAGTCTAGACCCCAACATGGCCCAAGCCTACAACAACCGGGGCAACTGCTACGCTGCCTTAGAGCGTTGGTCCAAGGCGATTGCCGACTATGAGCGCGCCATCGACCTGAACCCATTCAACGTGCGAGCTCGCATTAACCTGGGAATTACTCTAAGAGATCTAGAGCAGTACAACAGTGCTCTGGAAACCTTTGAAGAAGCCATGCTGTTTCAGCAGCTCGCTGAGCACATTTATGTGGAGCGAGGCCGCACCTATCATCTGCTGGGAGACTGGAACTGTGCGATCGCAGACTACAATCGTGCCCTGTCACTCCTGAGCCGCACCGAGTCAGCGGCAACGGCGCGGCTGCAGGAGCGGGTACAGGGTTGGCTGAGCGACCTGCTGCCCCTCAGCTAA
- a CDS encoding photosystem II reaction center protein K has product MDAALLLAKLPEAYAIFDPLVDVLPIIPLFFLLLAFVWQASVGFR; this is encoded by the coding sequence ATGGACGCTGCCCTGCTGCTGGCAAAGCTGCCCGAGGCCTACGCTATTTTTGATCCCCTGGTAGACGTGCTGCCGATCATTCCTCTGTTCTTCCTGCTGCTTGCCTTTGTTTGGCAGGCATCTGTCGGATTCAGATAA
- the tgt gene encoding tRNA guanosine(34) transglycosylase Tgt yields the protein MAQAFSFDCKARCSHTQARAGVFQTPHGPVHTPRFMPVGTLANVKTVTPDQLQGTGAEMVLANTYHLHLQPGEDLIAEAGGVHRFMGWHGPMLTDSGGFQVFSLSQIRTITEAGVTFKSPRDGSMIHLSPEKSIEIQNHLGADVIMAFDECPPYPAERDAIIASTERTYRWLKRCIEAHQRPDQALFGIVQGGVYPDLRQEAATALAELDLPGYAIGGVSVGEPPELIARIVAATTPCLPEHKPRYLMGVGTYREMAQSIAAGVDLFDCVIPTRLARHGSALVQGDRWNLKNARFRRDHTPLDDTCPCYTCQHFSRAYLCHLLHAKEILAYTLLSIHNITELIRFTQRIREAILADRFTTEFAEWLKPAPLTSEVPPEHVTM from the coding sequence TTGGCGCAGGCGTTTTCGTTCGATTGCAAGGCCCGGTGTAGCCACACACAGGCCAGAGCTGGCGTGTTTCAGACTCCCCACGGCCCTGTCCACACGCCTCGGTTTATGCCAGTGGGCACACTGGCTAATGTCAAAACTGTCACCCCCGACCAGCTCCAGGGCACCGGGGCCGAAATGGTGCTGGCCAATACCTATCACCTGCACCTGCAGCCGGGTGAAGATCTCATTGCTGAGGCAGGCGGCGTACATCGCTTCATGGGCTGGCATGGCCCCATGCTGACCGACTCTGGTGGCTTCCAGGTATTTAGCCTGAGCCAGATTCGCACCATCACCGAGGCGGGCGTCACCTTCAAGTCCCCCCGCGATGGCAGCATGATCCACCTCTCCCCCGAAAAATCCATCGAGATCCAAAACCACCTGGGCGCAGATGTAATCATGGCCTTTGACGAGTGCCCGCCCTACCCGGCAGAGCGCGATGCCATCATTGCCTCCACTGAGCGCACCTACCGCTGGCTAAAGCGCTGCATTGAAGCCCACCAGCGGCCCGACCAGGCCCTGTTTGGTATCGTGCAGGGCGGTGTCTACCCCGATTTGCGGCAAGAGGCGGCTACAGCCCTAGCAGAGCTGGATCTGCCCGGATACGCAATTGGCGGCGTCAGCGTTGGCGAACCCCCCGAACTGATTGCTCGAATCGTGGCGGCTACTACGCCCTGCCTGCCAGAGCACAAGCCCCGCTACCTGATGGGGGTGGGCACCTACCGAGAAATGGCCCAGTCTATTGCGGCGGGCGTAGATCTATTTGACTGCGTTATTCCCACACGCCTAGCTCGGCATGGCAGTGCCCTAGTGCAGGGCGACCGCTGGAATCTTAAAAATGCTCGGTTCCGGCGCGACCATACCCCCTTAGACGACACCTGCCCCTGCTACACCTGTCAGCACTTTAGCCGGGCCTACCTCTGCCACCTGCTCCATGCCAAGGAAATTTTGGCCTACACCCTGCTGTCGATTCACAACATTACAGAGCTGATCCGCTTTACCCAACGCATTCGAGAGGCGATCTTGGCTGACCGCTTCACCACCGAGTTTGCAGAATGGCTAAAGCCTGCACCGCTTACGTCAGAGGTGCCTCCCGAGCATGTTACGATGTAA
- a CDS encoding GNAT family N-acetyltransferase, producing the protein MGDVVRPATLQDISAITAIYAHHVRHGLASFEWEAPSEAEMAQRMKALVFAQRRYPYVVVERDSEIAGYAYVGPYRSRAGYCYAVEDSVYVKPGFQGCGLGKLLLTTLLEESAELGFRQMVAVIGDSCNQPSIALHQALGFHYVGVLKGVGFKAGRWLDVVLMQRALGEGATVLPSTTIAHSPKN; encoded by the coding sequence ATGGGTGATGTCGTCCGTCCGGCTACACTGCAGGATATTTCAGCCATTACAGCTATCTATGCTCACCATGTTCGCCATGGGCTGGCCTCCTTTGAGTGGGAAGCGCCTAGCGAAGCCGAAATGGCCCAGCGCATGAAGGCCCTGGTATTTGCCCAACGGCGCTATCCTTACGTCGTGGTTGAGCGGGACAGCGAGATCGCAGGCTATGCCTACGTAGGCCCCTACCGCAGCCGCGCTGGCTACTGCTACGCAGTGGAAGATTCGGTCTACGTGAAGCCGGGCTTTCAAGGCTGCGGGTTGGGCAAACTGCTGCTGACGACCTTGCTAGAAGAATCAGCTGAGCTGGGCTTTCGGCAGATGGTTGCTGTCATTGGCGATAGCTGCAACCAGCCCTCTATCGCCCTACATCAAGCGCTGGGGTTTCACTATGTTGGGGTGTTAAAGGGAGTGGGGTTTAAGGCCGGGCGGTGGCTTGACGTTGTGCTGATGCAGCGGGCGTTAGGCGAGGGGGCAACAGTTCTACCCAGCACGACCATTGCCCACAGCCCGAAGAACTAG
- a CDS encoding sulfur transferase domain-containing protein produces the protein MSTEPLASIYHFLPISDAIATAGQPTAEQFEAIRQAGYQVVVNLALLTSDNALPQEPALVESLGMQYVPIPVIWEEPTLADLHRFFAVMEANQDKKVFVHCAANMRVSVFVYLYRCLRLELDEAQARQDLHRIWQPNSIWQQFIEQATSLTDS, from the coding sequence GTGTCTACTGAGCCCCTCGCGTCGATCTACCACTTTTTGCCGATTTCAGATGCGATCGCCACCGCTGGCCAACCCACAGCAGAGCAGTTTGAGGCAATTCGTCAGGCAGGCTATCAGGTCGTTGTGAACCTGGCTCTGCTCACCTCTGACAATGCTCTGCCCCAGGAGCCCGCGCTGGTCGAGTCGCTGGGAATGCAGTACGTACCCATTCCCGTTATTTGGGAAGAGCCCACCTTGGCCGACCTGCATCGCTTCTTTGCGGTCATGGAGGCCAACCAGGACAAAAAGGTGTTTGTCCACTGTGCTGCTAACATGCGGGTTTCGGTCTTTGTCTATCTCTACCGCTGCCTGCGGCTAGAGCTAGACGAAGCCCAGGCCCGTCAAGACCTGCACCGAATTTGGCAGCCCAACTCGATTTGGCAGCAGTTCATTGAGCAAGCCACATCCCTTACAGATTCTTAA
- a CDS encoding tetratricopeptide repeat protein yields the protein MRTQLSVVSALAALGLLASLSQPASARLTSATLPALTDTQLDLPWEGSLLAQSTLSSAQQDQVDELLRQAEDKVNAKDYAGAISLYQQATQIDRSNARLFSGIGYLQIQQRNYTAAVDAYRAAIALEPNNLPFRYGMAHSLYSAERFDEAIEAYRAILAVAPREANAYLGIGGIQVLRSDYEAALTTYQELARVAPGNARVYEAIGTLYLDQENYTEALRNYQQAQRIDPKRGNVYLGLANIYRAQNNPTASLANLRQASSLMPENAEVQYRVGELLYQQGNEDDAFDYLLRAVRLQSDLVPAHALLGKLLLERRNYIQAVLSYRRLIEAVPNDPGAHYNLGLALWGQGLQAQAISNVRTSVSLYQQQDNSEGAERARALLSFWGEGN from the coding sequence GTGAGAACTCAGCTTTCCGTTGTTTCTGCCCTAGCTGCTCTGGGCCTTTTGGCTAGCCTATCCCAGCCCGCGAGTGCCCGGTTGACCTCAGCCACCCTGCCAGCCCTGACAGATACTCAGCTAGACCTGCCTTGGGAAGGTTCGCTCTTAGCTCAGTCCACCCTCAGCAGCGCCCAGCAAGATCAGGTTGATGAACTCCTACGGCAGGCCGAGGATAAGGTCAACGCCAAAGACTACGCAGGGGCGATTTCGCTATACCAGCAGGCCACCCAAATCGACCGCAGCAATGCCCGCCTGTTTTCCGGTATTGGCTACCTGCAAATTCAGCAGCGGAACTACACTGCCGCTGTTGATGCCTACCGAGCTGCGATCGCACTAGAGCCCAACAACCTGCCCTTTCGCTACGGCATGGCCCACAGCCTCTATAGCGCCGAACGCTTTGACGAGGCTATCGAAGCCTACCGCGCTATTTTGGCTGTGGCTCCGCGAGAGGCCAATGCCTACCTCGGCATCGGCGGCATTCAAGTCCTGCGGAGCGACTACGAGGCAGCCCTCACGACTTACCAGGAACTGGCTCGAGTAGCCCCTGGCAACGCCAGAGTTTACGAGGCCATCGGCACCCTCTACCTAGACCAGGAAAACTATACCGAAGCCCTACGCAACTACCAGCAGGCCCAGCGGATTGACCCCAAGCGCGGCAACGTTTATCTGGGGCTGGCCAACATCTACCGGGCTCAAAACAACCCGACAGCCTCTTTAGCAAACCTGCGCCAGGCCAGTTCTTTAATGCCCGAAAATGCCGAAGTCCAGTACCGAGTCGGCGAGCTGCTCTACCAGCAGGGCAATGAAGATGACGCCTTTGACTACCTGCTACGGGCAGTGCGGCTACAGTCCGACCTGGTGCCAGCCCACGCGCTGCTAGGCAAACTCCTGCTAGAACGGCGAAACTATATTCAGGCCGTCTTGTCCTACCGTCGTCTCATAGAAGCCGTGCCCAATGATCCCGGGGCCCACTACAACCTAGGGCTAGCGCTCTGGGGGCAGGGGCTACAGGCCCAGGCTATCTCCAATGTGAGAACGTCAGTCTCCCTCTACCAGCAGCAGGACAACTCAGAAGGAGCCGAACGCGCCCGCGCGCTCCTGTCCTTTTGGGGCGAAGGAAATTAG
- a CDS encoding DUF938 domain-containing protein, with amino-acid sequence MKDDPDLRQYAPAAERNREPILTVLKRVLPPTGCVLEIASGSGQHAVYCAPRLQPRRWLPSDPSPFARESIQAWIAHCPADNLLPPLNLDAADPTWPDSVQPLVPDITAIVNVNMIHISAWQSCLGLMAGAGRILSPGGVLYLYGPFRRQGQPTAPSNEAFDQRLRSQNPDWGLRHLEDVAAAAIDQQLILKEVIAMPANNLSVVFERI; translated from the coding sequence ATGAAGGACGACCCGGATCTGCGGCAATATGCTCCGGCGGCAGAGCGCAATCGAGAACCCATCCTAACGGTTTTGAAGCGAGTGCTGCCGCCTACTGGATGCGTGCTGGAAATCGCTAGCGGCAGCGGCCAACACGCCGTTTACTGCGCTCCCCGCTTGCAGCCCCGCCGTTGGCTGCCCAGCGATCCTAGCCCCTTTGCTCGCGAGAGCATTCAGGCATGGATCGCCCATTGCCCCGCCGACAACCTGCTGCCCCCCCTCAATCTAGATGCCGCCGATCCAACCTGGCCCGATAGCGTTCAGCCGCTCGTGCCCGACATTACCGCCATCGTCAACGTCAACATGATTCATATTTCGGCTTGGCAAAGCTGCCTGGGCCTGATGGCCGGGGCCGGTCGAATTCTGTCACCGGGCGGGGTACTGTATCTCTACGGCCCCTTCCGGCGGCAGGGCCAACCCACCGCTCCCAGCAACGAGGCGTTTGACCAACGACTGCGATCGCAAAATCCTGATTGGGGCCTGCGTCACCTGGAGGATGTTGCTGCCGCTGCCATAGACCAACAGCTCATCCTTAAAGAGGTGATCGCCATGCCTGCTAATAATCTCTCTGTCGTATTTGAGCGGATCTAA
- a CDS encoding phospholipid carrier-dependent glycosyltransferase translates to MPLRLPQVASTNFLKAGLIALFLVGLGLRLWGLGRFNTLAFDETYYVRFAVDYLQQRPFFDAHPPLGKYLIALGIALVNPLAGYLDLTGNTLTGVWLSPWSYRWMTALAGACLPPLAAALAYLLASGYPQRHRLIFGALAGGLMLMEGLSLVESRFGLINLFWVGLGLGGQVCLLAAGSMNRPGYAYTAAGVAFGGAIAVKWNGAGFLLGLYLLWGLGRWWASRFEKFSGQNPVPLALRRLRLSQLLVYCCGVPLFTYGLIWLPHLHLTGTSLIEIHRLLWQAHQSMGDAVHPYCSAWYTWPLLLRPVAYFYRTVPLGSAEPAVYSVQGLGNPVLWWLSTAAMVALAGQVFSQGRRGLRPGMGPDPIAVFLLVNYGANWLPWAMVQRCTFLYHYLGSLVFSGVAIAYLLAGWLTHPRPDFRRLAWGLLLLIGAAFIFWLPVYLGLPLSPEALRWRWWLRLWI, encoded by the coding sequence GTGCCGCTGCGCTTACCTCAAGTTGCCTCCACCAACTTTCTTAAAGCAGGACTGATTGCCCTGTTCCTAGTGGGCTTGGGGCTGCGGCTGTGGGGTCTGGGCCGGTTCAATACCCTTGCTTTTGACGAGACTTACTATGTCCGCTTTGCCGTGGACTACCTGCAGCAGCGGCCCTTTTTTGATGCCCACCCACCGTTAGGCAAGTACCTGATCGCCCTCGGCATTGCCCTGGTCAACCCGCTAGCTGGGTATCTAGATTTAACTGGTAACACGTTGACTGGCGTTTGGCTTAGCCCCTGGAGCTACCGCTGGATGACCGCCCTGGCTGGAGCCTGCCTGCCGCCGTTAGCCGCAGCCCTGGCCTACTTACTGGCGTCTGGCTACCCGCAGCGGCATCGCCTGATCTTTGGCGCTTTGGCGGGGGGGCTGATGCTGATGGAGGGGCTGTCGCTGGTGGAGTCTCGCTTTGGGCTGATCAACCTGTTTTGGGTGGGGCTGGGGCTAGGGGGGCAGGTTTGCCTGCTGGCAGCGGGGTCAATGAATCGTCCAGGGTATGCGTACACGGCAGCGGGCGTGGCTTTTGGGGGTGCGATCGCAGTCAAGTGGAACGGCGCGGGCTTCCTCCTGGGCCTGTATCTGCTGTGGGGTTTGGGCCGCTGGTGGGCTAGCCGTTTTGAGAAATTCTCTGGTCAAAACCCGGTGCCTTTGGCCCTGCGGCGGCTTCGCCTGTCGCAGCTGCTGGTCTACTGCTGTGGGGTGCCCCTATTCACCTACGGGCTGATCTGGCTGCCCCACCTGCACCTGACCGGCACCTCACTGATCGAAATCCATCGCCTGCTTTGGCAGGCCCATCAGTCTATGGGGGACGCCGTTCACCCCTACTGTTCTGCTTGGTATACCTGGCCTTTGCTGCTGCGTCCGGTGGCCTATTTCTACCGCACTGTGCCGCTTGGCTCCGCTGAACCTGCCGTTTACTCAGTGCAAGGTCTGGGAAATCCGGTGCTCTGGTGGCTTTCGACAGCGGCTATGGTGGCGCTGGCGGGGCAAGTCTTTAGCCAAGGGCGGCGGGGCCTGCGCCCGGGGATGGGGCCAGATCCGATAGCGGTATTTTTGCTGGTCAACTATGGGGCTAACTGGCTGCCCTGGGCAATGGTGCAGCGGTGCACTTTTCTCTATCACTACCTGGGGTCGCTGGTCTTTAGTGGAGTTGCGATCGCATACCTACTAGCGGGCTGGCTGACTCACCCCCGCCCAGATTTTCGCCGCTTGGCCTGGGGGCTGCTGCTGCTGATTGGGGCGGCTTTTATCTTCTGGCTGCCGGTTTACCTGGGGCTGCCGCTGTCGCCTGAGGCGCTGCGCTGGCGCTGGTGGCTCAGGCTCTGGATTTAA
- the trmB gene encoding tRNA (guanosine(46)-N7)-methyltransferase TrmB, translating to MAVVRVRQHVNPLSDKYQQKTTPPDWAKVFARPEQPLHIDIGCGKGIFVTQMAALQPDWNFLGLEIREPLVDQALRRRDEAGLTNLHFLFCNVNTSLQGLIESFPMPSLQRVSIQFPDPWFKKRHQKRRVVQPELVNAIATSLPAHGQVVLQSDVQEVAEDMVERFSEHTAFDRTASDWLPTSPFPAQTDRERVTLEKGQPVYRAIFTRI from the coding sequence TTGGCCGTTGTCCGCGTTCGTCAACACGTCAATCCCCTCAGCGACAAGTACCAGCAGAAGACCACGCCGCCGGACTGGGCAAAGGTATTTGCCCGTCCTGAGCAGCCTCTCCACATCGATATCGGCTGCGGCAAGGGAATCTTTGTGACGCAGATGGCGGCGCTGCAGCCAGACTGGAACTTTTTGGGCCTGGAGATTCGCGAACCGCTGGTCGATCAGGCGCTGAGGCGGCGAGACGAGGCGGGGCTGACTAACCTGCACTTTCTCTTTTGCAACGTCAATACATCGCTTCAGGGGCTGATCGAGAGTTTCCCAATGCCCTCGCTGCAGCGCGTCAGCATTCAATTTCCCGATCCCTGGTTCAAGAAGCGTCACCAAAAGCGGCGCGTGGTGCAGCCTGAACTGGTGAATGCGATCGCAACCTCCCTCCCTGCTCACGGTCAGGTCGTGCTGCAGTCAGACGTGCAAGAGGTCGCCGAAGACATGGTAGAGCGCTTCTCTGAACACACTGCCTTTGACCGCACCGCTAGTGACTGGCTGCCCACCAGCCCGTTCCCCGCCCAAACTGATCGGGAGAGGGTCACCTTGGAAAAAGGCCAGCCCGTCTACCGAGCCATCTTCACCCGTATTTAG
- a CDS encoding metallophosphoesterase: MGLRFRFAVISDPHIALPETIWDSPNRFHLVEVSLPALEQILDHLVTLDLDFLLLPGDLTQHGERTNHQWLAQRLQKLPFPVYVVPGNHDVIARDGADPAIGFEEFPEIYQAFGYRDGKTPYYHTEILPGLQLIGLNSNSFDVAGNLLPMGYLDEAQLTWLDEVLPTLQSDLVLVMLHHNVLEHLPGQSQSPLGQRYMLQNAAALIQRLEKAGVQLLFTGHLHVQDVARQGSLCEVLTGSLVSYPHPFRVLAVEQDDDGKLKIEIQSQHLASVPGWPDLQGFSREWMCDRATPFMVKFLTSPPVNLSMAEAEAIAPGLRHFWATIAAGDAQFDFSHLPLPTQRLLQAFNATDAEGKPQQIDNSAVLVL; the protein is encoded by the coding sequence ATGGGATTGCGCTTTCGCTTCGCTGTTATCAGTGATCCGCATATTGCTTTGCCCGAAACCATTTGGGATTCGCCCAATCGGTTTCACCTGGTGGAGGTGAGCCTTCCGGCGCTAGAGCAAATTTTGGATCATTTGGTGACGCTGGATCTAGACTTTTTGCTGCTGCCGGGGGACTTGACCCAGCACGGCGAACGAACCAATCACCAGTGGCTGGCCCAGCGGCTGCAAAAATTGCCTTTTCCAGTCTACGTGGTGCCGGGCAATCATGATGTCATTGCGCGAGACGGTGCAGATCCGGCCATTGGCTTTGAAGAATTTCCCGAGATTTACCAGGCCTTTGGTTACCGTGACGGCAAGACGCCTTACTACCACACAGAAATTTTGCCCGGTCTGCAGCTTATTGGGCTTAACTCCAACAGCTTCGATGTAGCGGGAAACCTGCTGCCGATGGGCTATTTAGATGAGGCTCAGCTGACCTGGCTAGATGAGGTGCTGCCCACACTGCAGAGCGATTTGGTGTTGGTGATGCTGCACCATAACGTGCTAGAGCACCTGCCAGGACAGTCTCAAAGTCCCTTAGGGCAGCGCTATATGCTGCAAAACGCGGCGGCGCTAATCCAACGACTAGAAAAGGCGGGAGTACAGCTGCTCTTTACCGGGCATTTGCACGTTCAGGATGTGGCCCGCCAAGGCAGTTTGTGCGAAGTTCTGACGGGTTCGCTGGTGAGCTACCCTCACCCTTTTCGGGTGTTGGCGGTAGAACAGGACGATGATGGCAAGCTCAAAATAGAGATTCAGTCTCAACATTTAGCATCGGTGCCGGGGTGGCCCGATCTGCAGGGATTTTCGCGCGAGTGGATGTGCGATCGCGCTACCCCTTTCATGGTGAAATTTCTTACTAGCCCGCCCGTAAACTTATCTATGGCAGAAGCGGAAGCCATTGCCCCCGGTCTCAGGCACTTCTGGGCCACCATCGCCGCTGGCGATGCACAGTTTGACTTTTCTCACCTGCCGCTTCCTACTCAGCGCCTGCTGCAAGCTTTTAATGCAACCGACGCTGAGGGTAAGCCTCAGCAAATTGATAATAGTGCCGTATTGGTGCTGTAG
- a CDS encoding DUF2267 domain-containing protein has protein sequence MPIPIRDDVVYIILKKVHDCDRAPGPDPVNFTQTDFAGINLTPVDLLGHLDYLNQKQYINAEFSGNAYGNQEDVPDTANPKEFDLRIANTFGASDGPLPHLITFQKAELTEKGERMLQEMEANPPQDLKQGPQVPLPDEHMPFLEKVMVKGSIPDPYDARDIAEVVFRVMRDVMTTEEADRVESELHTEALDTDEKALRMEVADLWHDTNPIVSFLSRIRPPLRGPGWTGIGSDLFLKRVDTEASVPPTSNAKKVVTAVFSATKDELSQERIQELAEWMPQGTVRELWENA, from the coding sequence ATGCCAATTCCGATTCGGGATGATGTGGTTTATATCATTTTGAAAAAGGTTCATGATTGCGATCGCGCTCCCGGCCCTGATCCAGTCAATTTCACTCAGACAGACTTTGCAGGTATTAACCTAACTCCAGTCGATCTACTGGGGCATCTGGACTACCTGAACCAAAAGCAGTACATCAACGCCGAATTTAGCGGCAACGCTTACGGCAACCAGGAAGATGTACCCGATACGGCCAATCCCAAGGAGTTTGATCTCCGCATTGCCAATACTTTTGGCGCATCTGATGGGCCGCTGCCCCACCTGATTACTTTTCAAAAAGCAGAGCTGACCGAAAAGGGTGAGCGCATGCTGCAGGAAATGGAGGCCAACCCACCCCAGGACCTCAAGCAGGGTCCTCAAGTGCCGCTGCCCGACGAGCACATGCCTTTCCTAGAGAAAGTCATGGTCAAAGGCAGCATCCCCGACCCCTACGATGCACGTGATATCGCTGAGGTCGTCTTCCGAGTCATGCGCGACGTGATGACCACCGAAGAGGCTGACCGAGTAGAGTCAGAGCTTCACACTGAAGCGCTAGACACCGATGAAAAAGCACTGAGGATGGAAGTAGCCGACCTCTGGCACGACACCAACCCCATCGTCAGCTTCCTTAGCCGGATTCGTCCGCCGCTGCGAGGCCCAGGCTGGACAGGCATCGGCTCTGACCTGTTCCTAAAGCGGGTAGACACTGAAGCCAGCGTGCCTCCTACCTCCAATGCGAAAAAAGTTGTCACGGCAGTCTTTTCAGCCACTAAGGATGAGCTTTCCCAGGAGCGCATCCAGGAGTTAGCCGAGTGGATGCCGCAGGGCACTGTTCGGGAGCTGTGGGAGAACGCTTAG
- the dapB gene encoding 4-hydroxy-tetrahydrodipicolinate reductase, protein MTTQTQIPVVVNGACGKMGREVVKAVSKAEDLILVGAVDKNPTVQGEDIGEVIGCGPLEVPVLSDLEATLVMAQSQGLAVMVDFTHPDTVYEAVRSAIAYGVRPVVGTTGLSNQQIRELAEFADKASTGCLIIPNFSIGVVLMQQAALQAAQYFDHVEIIELHHNQKADAPSGTAVQTAQMLTELGKPYNVSQVNETESMPGARGSVTEDGIRIHSVRLPGLIAHQEVIFGASGQIYTLRHDTSDRASFMPGVLLCIRRVMPLKSLIYGMDKIL, encoded by the coding sequence ATGACAACGCAAACGCAAATTCCAGTGGTCGTTAATGGAGCCTGTGGCAAGATGGGGCGCGAGGTTGTCAAAGCCGTCTCTAAGGCCGAGGACCTGATCTTGGTGGGGGCGGTTGACAAGAATCCGACGGTGCAGGGAGAAGACATTGGCGAAGTGATTGGCTGCGGCCCGCTGGAGGTGCCGGTGCTGAGCGATCTGGAAGCGACGCTAGTGATGGCCCAAAGCCAGGGGCTAGCGGTCATGGTGGACTTTACTCACCCCGATACGGTGTATGAAGCGGTGCGCTCTGCGATCGCATATGGCGTGCGTCCTGTTGTCGGCACTACGGGCCTGAGCAACCAGCAAATTCGGGAACTGGCCGAGTTTGCCGACAAAGCCAGCACAGGCTGTTTGATCATTCCTAACTTTTCAATTGGTGTGGTGCTGATGCAGCAGGCGGCCCTACAGGCAGCCCAATATTTCGACCACGTAGAAATTATCGAGCTGCACCACAACCAAAAAGCCGATGCTCCTAGCGGTACCGCTGTGCAGACAGCGCAAATGCTCACAGAACTGGGCAAGCCCTACAACGTTTCTCAGGTCAATGAAACCGAGTCAATGCCGGGAGCGCGGGGCAGTGTCACCGAAGACGGCATCCGCATCCACAGCGTGCGGCTGCCGGGGCTGATCGCGCATCAGGAGGTCATTTTTGGCGCATCGGGGCAGATCTATACCTTGCGCCATGATACGAGCGATCGCGCTTCCTTCATGCCGGGGGTGCTGCTCTGCATTCGTCGGGTCATGCCTCTGAAATCCTTAATCTACGGGATGGACAAGATTCTGTGA